tcaatttttcttttatatttctcTTTTAGCTTCAAAGAACTGAACAAAAATGTaaacttcaattattttttcgtCCTAGCTGGGTTACTAATTTGATTTGCATGTGGCTGTCAGGTAATGCTCCATGTAAatcacttttttcatttttaatcaaaCCTCTTTTATTACTGCCATTTTCTAAACTTGTTTCTTTTTATCATTAGGCGTTTTGTTCATTTTCACATCCATTAACACCATCATTTCTATTGCCCACACTACAATTCcaattttttactaatttttttcaatataataATCATTTTCTCTTCCGAAAATTCGACTCATTTATATAGATTCATACAGTTTTAGAAATTTCTCCAACAACGGGGGCAGTATTTCCCTATTCAATTCGCTAAGAAAGTTTGTCATattaatacaaaaaatttagaaagtttttaaaccgtgggcatgtctaaATTGAATTTGATaagtttttataaaaaattccCATTAAAGGGTAGGCCTCCCTAAAGCAATATTCGACGATAAACAAATATTCTGCTATAATTTAACAATAGCAGAACAACATATTAAATCTGTTATCCGTGATGCAAAGCTGTATTGATTAGCAcaaagaaaattattttaaataattagttCCCGACATAAAAAATGAGAATTAAAAGATTAACTTTCAATCCATTACCACAAAAAAATATCTGAGACCAACAGTcatgaaaatatattaataaaataacctTCAACTCTAATTTActtaaaaaaagcaaaaatcTACCGTGTACCATGTCACGTTATTTAAAACATTGATCATTTACCACTTTTTTCACATAAGCCAATGCAATTGGTGTGCCGATTTCAAACAAGTATAGATCAATTGACATGTACTAAGACTATCATTTATTACTATTAACTACAGATTAAAGACAGTTTAGTGATTATTGATTGCAAGATTAATTATTTAGTGATAAGAGATTACTCTCAAAGGAAATCTTATCCTCCTAATTAAGTGCTCATACTTCTGACTTTTTGCCAACCTTTTGAGCCTAGCTTTGTTGAACGACAGAAGTCATTTGAGAATAATCATAGTTTGAGCTGATGTTGCGGTGGAGCAAGGTTCCTCCGCCGATCTAGCCATCCAGTCTTCAATTTCCGTCATCCTACTACCTACTTAGACATTGAAAACGAATTGAAGTTATCACCGCACCATATAGTTATCCATACAAAAGCTAGTGTAGGTTTTTGATAATCCACAAGGATAAAAACATTGGTCGTAacgttttattttattcttttccaATGCTAGTAAAAGGCAGTGAAAAGATCTCATACGGTATGAAATGCCGTACAAAAttatagtactctctccgtctcaaggaagatgacccctttctTGGGCGGCACGAGAATTTTTGTGGCTTTATTTTGTATGTTGAGTGtaaagagtaaaataagagagaagaaacaaagtagagataaaaggtgttccatttttagtaataggccatcttgagtgggacaaactaaaaaggaaagtgagtcatcttcaatgggacggaggaaggAAGATTCATGGCGGCACCTGTCGATAAAATAGGTAGACATTTGTGCCACAATTAATCAAGATCGCAGTCAGAAAAGCTGGATGATACTTTATATAGCGCAATATAGCATTTGCTGATCATGATGACATCTCATACTAAAATAATGTATACAAAAATCATTATTCGAAATGATAGGGCAGTCAATTGAGTGATTGAGGTCTATTTATGAGATTAGGCGGCTGTATTATGCACATATTTTTCTTCTATACTGACATATAatctaattaaattcaaaatattaatgATTCGCCTTTAGAGCGTTTATTATTGTTTGGAAACCCTATAAAATAATTGGAAGTTAGCTAAGTGCTAACTCCACTGAATAGTTTGATTGAAAAAGAACGGACTTCGAtgatttgaatattttataatatactttctcattttcatttgatttaaattataatattttttccttttattacCCATACTCACCGGGGATGAAAAGATATAAATTCCAAGATAACTAAATAGGGTATATATATTAATGATAATTGTAGTTTAGTTTTCATTTTGGCAAagagagggagtataattttggtACGGACAAGGAAAAATTAGGTATAATTATGGGCAATTGGAGTAAAATctatatactactccattttaTTGGTGATTGGAAATAGCGCATCTGTTTAGGTTTTATAGCGCATCTATCTCACTTTTGGTGCAAGAGAAAATAGTTTTAAACtgcaaataaataatattgtactaatatacaataatattattatatatacatacatacaagAATTAATATCAATGAGGAAGAGAAAGAGTGGTGGCAAATATACTTTGTGATTAAGATGTAGCAAAGTTTAGTTCATGAACAGATGTCACAAAATTTGTTATATTCATAAACCTATCAAATTTTGTAATACTACTTCTCAATGTATTCGTGGTATCACTAAAACTATGTCATTACTAGACATTGTTACTATGATGTTAACTgaatattgattaattttatttgatcatCCCAATTCCCAATGTATACACATACATTATTTACTtatggaaatagtaaaaagttaCTACTTGTATAGATTAGTTTTGACTAGAGGTTTGTTGAGCACAAACCTATCCCCACATTGGATGTTCTTCtaatgattgattgattgatttgagTATTTGATTGTTGAATGCAACTAATTGAGAAACAACCTTAACATCAATACCAACAAATCGAAACCATCTAGTACTATATATTACACGTGTGCATTAACGTTTGAGCTCCTGAATCATTACCGTGGACACAACATAATATGCCTAAACATATAATGTTTGTTTCTTTTACTAAATTTAGGGAGAAAGTATGGTGGGTTTCCAATAACAGCTTAAACTCTAACGTGGCATGCCACTCAATAGTTAATCATCTAGACTTCGTAGGCAAGTTTAAGTAAAATTTGTTGAGGTGGCAAAGCTAGAGTATTTTTTATATGTTAAGatcatatattttaaatatcttTTGATCCGTAAATGTGTCAATGGTTGAGACATTGGTTTTAAAATCatctatattttctttatatAGCCCTTCACGAACCATCAAATCTTCATAAAAATTTTGTAACTCAAGTACTTTCTTTCTCCTAAATCATTGTTGTGTGctactatatatatagagtgagagagggagagagagaaggttGATCTTTTCACCATGCAAACTCCAATTATATTCGTCTTTGGGATCTTAGGTGAATATaactaaaatttgaatttctaATTTGCATATCTAGCAACTTAAAATGATGAGTAACACATGATTTGATCATGTTGATCACAGTTTCTTGATTTTTGCAGGCAACATAGTTTCATTTTTGGTGTATCTTTCCCCAGCGTAAGTTAATTATCTATGTGCATGTTACGTTGAAATctactatatatacatatagtagTATGTTTTATTGAAATTAGTTTAATGTTGTGACAGCCCAACATTCCATAGAATTGTGAAGAAGAAATCAACCGAAGGGTTTGAATGCGTGCCATATGTGGTGGCATTACTTAGCAGTATGCTATGGATCTATTATGCAACTCTCAAATCAAATGAGACTCTTCTCATCACCATCAATTCCATTGGCTGTTTCATCGAGACTATATACATCTCCATGTATATCATTTATGCATCCAAACAGGCTCGGGTAAGTACTAGTTCCCACAAATTAGATCAATTAACAAATACttacattaattattttataaatattttttatgttgGTTTTGCAGCTAAGGGCTATCAAACTAAGTCTGGTTCTTGACATTATTGGGTTCGGTTCGATTCTCTTGTTTACACTCTTTTTCCTGGAAGGACCTCAGCGAGTTGAGGTTCTCGGATGGATATCCGTAACATTGTCAGCAAGTGTGTATATCGCGCCTCTAACCATCATGGTAACTTAGCAATATAATCGTTGTATAAGTACGAGCATTCCTTTCCGAAACGTCCCTAGCTaaatgagttttttttatgCAAACATTAGTCTTTTAAAATGTgtaattttattctcttttcacttATCTATTTTATGAAATTTCAATTTGGGCATGCAGAAGCAAGTTATTCGAACAAAAAGTGTAGAGTTCATGCCAATATCACTCTCACTTGCTCTTCTACTCAACGCTGTGATGTGGTTTTTCTATGGTTTACTGCTCAAGGACATCTACATTGCAGTAAGTTGTTGATTTATTATCTTGAAAGATATAGTAAAAAAGGTTATTATAAGTTTGATTAAGCAgcctaatttataaattaagttTTTGTCAAATATTTCTGCACATGTAATTTTAAACTTGtcatttaatttgatttctTTTCTAGGTTCCTAACACGGTGGGATTTATATTTGGACTACTCCAAATAATTCTGTATGGTATTTACAAGAACAGCAAGATAGACTATGCTGAAGAACATAAACTTCCAACTGCTATAAAGCCCGAATCGACGTCGAATTGTGAGCAGATACACCCTGTTTGCTCTCCACCTATTAAAGATCTGGATATTACTGTTACAGTCTCAGTCGAAAACGTTGTGGATGCCCAACAAAGCACTGTGGATTCTCACGATCAGCCTAATTAATCAAAACTAAAATTACTAATATCACATGATTAAAGGTGATGACGGCCCTTTTTCATGAATAAGTATAAATCAAGGTTTAGTGATGGGGCCTTAATGCTTTGAAGGTGTTAGATAAATTTTGCTGATGTTGCCACGTAAAATATCTCATGTTTCTTTTTCATCTGATGTTTTGTAAATTTTTGTTGTAAATCTAATAAATAAGAGTAGGACTCTTTGGCAGAACATACATGAGGTTGAACTATACTATACATATATTCATTCTATAGCTTTACAGCAATGACAAACTTTCTAAGTtagaaaattacaaatttgAAAATAGTAACATATTCTAAAAGTATAATGTGTAAGTACCAAGGAAATGcgaatatatctaaactaagaTATATATACAACGAGCAGTGTCAAGAATTTGACGTTGAGGCCCAGTCACTGTTGTTAACAGTTTTAGTGTATTTTTCGCGGGAAGCAACAAAATGAGTAGTAGGGAAATGTGAGACAGATTGTAATGAGAGAAAAATAATCAAAAGATGAGCAATAGAAACTAGAGATACATACGACAGCTATCGTTAAAAGCAGTGCTGGTGTTGAAAACGCCAACAGTATATAGGGAAACTGGCCTTGATACTGTTGTAACGGCTATTAATAACACCCTTTCTAGACAACTAAACATAATaataccaaataaattataatactcctaccgtccataaaaatagtctcatttgtaaacgatacgagttttaatgagaaattggtaaagtaagagagagagagagaaagagagaatgggtaaagtatgaaagagatgagaaaaaagtaggtaaagtataagagaaacttttcatttttatagtaattgcgactatttttttggacattctaaaatagcaaaatgagactatttttagtGGACGGATGGAATATGAAgtatttctttttctagacatataactaatactccctctgtcccataaaagttGAGTCACTTCATTCTGTACACTCGTTTGAAAAAATCGTAATAAATTGTTAAAGTGGgtaaatagtaaagtaaatCTGAAAATAATGTAAAGAAGACTCTTATCTATGTTATTCTTGATTTTACGTTACTATTTATCCATTCTAAtacgattttttcaaaacaagtgcAAAAAATGAAGTGACTCAACTTTTATGGGACAGGGggagtaataattaaaattttaggaGTAACATTTTATTTAGATAATTTTCCTAGACATCTTTAATTGGAGaacttgataaaaaaaatgaacaaaaaaCGGGAACTCTTTTTTAGAATAAAGAGTataatttgaatattaaatttatgaCAAATTGACACATTTATGAAAGTTCTTAGATTTGAAAGATAATTAccttataattttgaagtagaAAGATTCATATATTTATGGGTAAATATTTTTCGGAATGTGAGTGAAAATCATTATACTTCACTCAATATCAGTGTACTTTATgatatttgtaaaaataatcATGAAAATTAGTAAAGAACAAAAAATACATGTGTAAACTAGAGATAcatgaattaattatttaattaaatccagaGATTTAACTACGCAGATGTCATTATATTCGAGTCCACTCTGAATTAAGTTAACCTAACactcttaattaatttaatactagCCCAGATAATTTATTTGAGTCCACTATCGTTTTAAATCAAGCCTGACCAATTATACTAGAACTTGGGCTTTAGCATAACTCAAACGCAATTCAATAAGCCCAAACAAAGGAGAAGCCCGAAATGCCAAATCCTAGCCCAATCGGACCGGTCTGGGTTACAAAACTGGATCACACAAATATTAGAACCTTTACGCCTTCTCACTCACCGCACACAGTCGTCCCTAGGGGTGGTTcgatacggtataccgtactttgaGTGTCATACCATATACCGTACTGAAAGTTATGGTATGACAAAACaccataccgataccgtaccgaatttttcggtataccggagtTCGGTATACCAGAAATTCGGCATGGTAGTTTTTTATATCGTTACCATACCgtgttttcggtataccgtacagcattgcggtataccgaactttggtacgaCATACCGTTATATCTGTTATAccgaaaaaataatatatatacccaaaatattaaaaaaaaacaattctatTGTTCAACTACTTCAAAAGGTAAACATCATAAAGTCAATctaatattcaaatttaaaaaacttCGACAACCAAATCAAAAACAAATGAGCaacattattttcatttcttggaACTTTGTTGGTGAATTTGACAAAAGACATTAGTTGTAGATGAGACTGAAAATGGAGGATCCAACCTGCTAAAAATATAAGAGTTTTATATGTATAATAATAATCCtataaatataacataaatattatatatatagtaggTATATATATACTATGTATTTATATAAGGATATACTAATatgctaactaattttaaagtgctAATGTACATCCAATCACGTGTTGCCACGTGGCacaaaaaatgcaatattgtatacagaaaaatgcaatatagtacatTTGTAGAAGTTTTATAGTACATTTGTAGAAGTTTTAGATGAATTTCggcaaattgcattttttattgttgagttttgcattttatatatagtcagattgcatttatatataggttattttgcattgtagacaatttatgttaacatgcaaaactcaacaaaataaaatgcaatttgcctataactaaaatgcaatctACGGAAATGCATATATAGCTTgacaaatgtatattgcatttttctgtatacaatattgcatttttcgtgCCACGTGGCAGCATGCGATTGGATGTATATTAACACTCTAATTAAGGTTGCGCGCTAATGCAcccttatttatatatttaataatcaACGGTATACCTAAGCGTCGCTATATACCGAAGATTcagtataccgcggtataagaAATCTATTACCATTACCGTACTGAatctttcggtacggtatcataccgtactgaatctttcggtacggtatcataccgtaccgaaaactaTGATATACCGAAAAAttggtattttcggtattttttcgatacggtaagtccggtattccGGTATAATTCCCCACCCCTAGTCGTCCCCCTCCGATATCCTTTCTTCCCCAGGGCCCAAGCTATCTCTCACTCTCTCGGATTTTCCGGTCATCACCACCCTGGAATCTACTCTTCCACCACCACTCGCTGCCGTTGTATTGATACGCAATTTATTAACACTAAAATAGACCGAGCGAACATTGCTATTATAATAAAGTCAAACGGAAGCATGTGTATCAAAATCATGTGAATTAATAACTAAACTAAGTATTGCAATTTTATCTTCTAACACCATCCGTAGATTCCAAAAGAATTTTATAAACTAAgaaacaagtaaaaaaaaactTGGATTTGAACAAGCAAAAGCGGGAACTCTAGTTCGATAAACTATTAttgcaaaaaaattgaaaaattgtgGCTGTACGTACAttccatttaaaaaattatgtgattaattagAAGTCAACGAAATGTTATTATCTAAACGACATTTATCCATTTAATAATTTTGTGAttaaaattatacattaattacGGACTCTTAACATTTAATAGCCTACCTAGTATTGGAAATTGAATCAAAATAGATATTCCACCTTATCTTTACTCCCTCGGTTCCTTCTTTCATTTTtcttgttcataattttttgcTAATTGATCCATTTATAAAGGAGCAACATTATGCTATCTCAATAATAATTATTCacttaactaattttaagtttaATATACCATTTTTATCGAATGATGTATGTTCCAAATGGCAAGAGGGTAAGAAAAATGAGTTATGCAATTTAGTTTAGGTACTATTAAATTTAAGATTTTGATTGTTATCAGATTAAAATAGATattaggaattttttttaaaaaaatgagtaaatcaaataatttgaTAGAATCACATATGTATAGATTTGATTTTGTGGATCTCATTTACCACCCAACTTGAGTTTTTATTACCATtatcatttcttttcttttttttcttttaattttctgttttgTAATTCACCCTCATGATTTCTGAGCCAATTTTTTCTCGCACAATTATTGATTAATCTATCTATTCATATACTGTATTATATATTAATTGTTGTAGCATATGTGTACTGTCATTTAGTATTTCATCAACATATGTAGAGGTCAACTACTTGTTAGTAATGATTTTGTTATAAGgattatttttacaaattaaataattgaataaaaataattcaatgcTATTTTATGATTATAGAATTTAAATGCATtcaaattgttcttcaattaaACACTAATATTATTGGAATTTTACTGATAATTTAAATAGTTAGATGAGATAAGTGACTGATTAATCTATTTGTTTTGCAATATTAAATATAAAGcaaattaaaaaagtaattaCTCAAACACTATTGTGACATTGTCATTAGAAATATTTTTAGAAAGCAACTAGTTGGATGAAAGTAATCCACCAGTTTATATGTCCATTTTGCAATATTAAGTCTTaaccaaataaaatatttatttaatccaACACTAGTGtcattatgattttatttaaaaactaaataGTTGGATTTGAATATTGCACTAACTGATCTATCTATTATGCAATGTTATATCTTAACCACATTAAAAAACTATTTAATCAGACACAAatgttattaaaatttaatttataaatcaaatggctggatgaaaataatttagtaattaatatattttgcaATAATTAAGATCTTAATCGTATCAATATTTCACTTTATTAAACACAAAGGTCATTAGGATTTCATTAGAAATCAATAGTTGGATGAAAATAATTCACTaattcatttatatattttgaaatattagaTCAAaatcacattaaaaaaaattatttaatcaaacaCTTATGTTATTAGGATTTCATATAGAAACCAAATAGTTGGATGAAAGTAATTCACCAATTAATCTATCTATTTTGTGATATTAGATCTTGACCAAACTGAAACTTTATTTTATCAAACATGAATGTCATTAAGATTTTTTTTACGAATCAAATTGTTGGAtgagaataaattaataattgacTTATCTATTTTGCAATATTAAATCTcattcacattaaaaaaaataatttatcacaaatcatttaaatttcataatactAGTCTTTCAcatccaaatattttttttattaaaatacttCTAAAAGttagtagtataaattatgAAACGGCTACTTGCATATGTACTTAATTTTCAGTACTATCATCCAATCAACTTATAAGTCGATTGTTTATGTATTCTACATATTGACTCAAAAATTATGAtacgaaattaaaataattcaatacatacacttaatttcttagtactCTCATCAAACCTATTAATGATCATTAACTCAATTTCATTATATATTACATCTTGACTCAACAATTATGACAAATAAacatatttattttagatatttaataaaaagtagTCACATATCTACTTTTGgatatttaatgaaaatgaaataggttgggaaaaaataatacaaaaggAAATAGCacaaaaattaaatgattatgcaaaaaaaaatgtttaaccATTATGATTATAGACTTTATTGTATTATATAATTCATATTTCAATTCGAATAATGCTTAATtagtagttttattttatatttcacaaattaagattaataattttattattattgcatTGATATCTATAAGTGTTtagttttagaattttttaaaaaaaagtaaggtGGGAGAACAAcacgaaatagaaaaataaactagatattaaactaaaaaatggttaaataaaattatttgaaaatataGTTATTCAATTGTGTAGTGTGCTAATTAATATACTGCCATAATTAGTCATTCATTTAGTCATAAACTAAATCAATGACCTTGCTGATATAATATGGTTAAACAATATccaaaattatatattaaggaCAAATTAGTCATGAAGTAATATCCTAAAATTAGTACTAAATCAATGTATGTGTTATGTATATACAATTTAtgtaaattaatattttctctaaAGTTTAATAACTCAATTGAATGTTAGATTAATTTGATACACttaaagatgttaattaatctTTATCCTAGAATCTAGATTAGCTAGATTTGAGATTTTAATTGAAAGATTCTACTGAATCTTATATCTAATTGACTAGTGGgagaaatttaatttaaatttgggaTTTTAATTCTCTGATTTAACTAAATCTGATACCCAATCGACTAATTTGGGACAATCTGTTATTTGATAGTACAATTTATCAGTTATCATCAAAGGCTTGCTCTATGGCTTGAAGCAAGCTTTCAGAGCTTGGTTTTACATTGTGCATTCTGCTCTGCTTGCTCTAGGTTTTCATCAATCGAGGGCAGATGCTTCTATGTTTTTCAGATAAAAGGATGCTGAGGTGATATATCTCTTgatttatgtggatgatatgttaatcactGGTAAGCTCCTGCCTCTATTCAACATGGCATTTCTCAATTAAACtattcattttctttaaaaagATCTTGGGGAGGTGAACTTGTTTCTAGGAGTTAAAGTTGTCAAAACTACTGATAATGGACTACACTTGTGCCAGTCCAACTACATCAAAGATCTTTTGAAGAAAGCCAATATGACAGGAACAAAAGGATGCCAACTCCTATGGTGTCTAACTGTGAATTGAGCAAAAATGGTGTCATCAACCCTTCGTGAAGCTTAGAGAAAGATTGGGCATGGTTTCTCTAGCCTCTCTCGGTTTGAGAGGGCGTGTTGGAAGTGCATGCAAAGTTGATGGAGCAGTGGGATGCAATGTGATGCTCGTGGATGAACAAGACAGAAGCAAGAGCACATGCCATGCACAAGAGAAATCTGGTATCAAGTTGGTTTCAGCTCATTCCACACGAGCTGATCCCTCACGAGTTGAGCTCGTGGTTGTACCAGATAAATCATCTAAGATTGAGGACCACTCATGTACTTGGAGAGATGTGTTGATCAAGGGAACAAAGAAGAAAGAGATTTAGTACAGTTTGTTATGATTAAGAATTGTATTTGAGTTAATCTTGTACTAGTTAGATTAGTATGAGGATCTAGATTGTTCCAATGGTTTGTATATGTATTAGCTCTTTGAGCAAGATAAGATTCCAATGAAACAGTGAGTTCGAGCTCTAACTACTTTGTTCAAATATGCCaagctctttcttcttcatgcCTTTCACTGCATGTTTTCATATATACTATTGTAGACGAAACGTGGCTGGACGTATACATTTAGCgcacattttattttctgctGTGAACAAGAACAGATCAAAACAATTGTTAAACTTCActagattttttaaaaaaaattggagttTAGAATAAtagtatcaaattttatttttggtacaCCTGACTGTTAGCATTTATATAAATCGATGTCTATTTTTGGTAAGGGATACATTGCGTTATGTCGTCCTGGAATATGAGTCCTATTTAtttatgacacgagttttaagagcGTCCATTGTAGGGGAGCTGCGGCGGGGTTGGGGGTAcctgttggcaattgaaacataaaaatgaatataatcaTATCCCatatcggtgtacacaaagagcttaatctactatataagtctcatgggcttCTCCTCTTATCAcaaattggttttaagatggaactcatggatttctatcatggtatcagagcgggtcgccgactgtgggtcatatttaactgacccaacagtatatTTGGGCTGAAACcggaaaaaatgactgacccagcagtataactgggctgaaaatttgggccagtggtccaaccgatcggaaaaaaattgggccgattgtccaatcgatcataaaaaagtccaacccctccaagattcaccttgaagggtttgagggagggtgttgacaattgaaacataaaaatgaatataatcaTATCCCACATCtttgtacacaaagagcttaaaccactatataagtctcatgggcctctcctcttatcaccaattggttttaagatggaacccatggatttctatcagtaCCCAGGGGAGAGCCACGCCCGCGGCTCCCctaatttcgattttttttcattttcttaattctatACATCTACCCATTTTCCCCCATTTTTTACCCCATTCCAATCTCCACTCTTTTCAATTTATCTCAATTCTACTTTCAAAAAATGAGTTCCGACGATAAGTTTCAACAATTGATCGATAGGGAGTTCGATGAACTGGTTGAAGAGGTGCAACGTGAAGctgaagaggaggaggcggcggcggtccCTCGGCCGATCCATCATCGGCAGATAATCTGCCGTGACCATGTCGGGGCCGACCAGCGGCTGATGGAAGACTACTTTGgcgataacccccgttatccgc
This sequence is a window from Salvia splendens isolate huo1 chromosome 5, SspV2, whole genome shotgun sequence. Protein-coding genes within it:
- the LOC121803788 gene encoding bidirectional sugar transporter SWEET14-like gives rise to the protein MVETLREREKVDLFTMQTPIIFVFGILGNIVSFLVYLSPAPTFHRIVKKKSTEGFECVPYVVALLSSMLWIYYATLKSNETLLITINSIGCFIETIYISMYIIYASKQARLRAIKLSLVLDIIGFGSILLFTLFFLEGPQRVEVLGWISVTLSASVYIAPLTIMKQVIRTKSVEFMPISLSLALLLNAVMWFFYGLLLKDIYIAVPNTVGFIFGLLQIILYGIYKNSKIDYAEEHKLPTAIKPESTSNCEQIHPVCSPPIKDLDITVTVSVENVVDAQQSTVDSHDQPN